The genomic stretch GACTGGATAGATAATGCCGCTTTTGTCCACAGTAGCTACTGTGCCGACATCTTGATACCAGTAGGATTCTTTACGGAGTATTCTAACTTTTGATTTTCTTTCTATTGCCATCGCGATTCCTCGTTTAGCTTTAATCACAGCGTACTATCTGGGAGCCACTCACTGTTAATTTTTGATTTTAAGTTTTGTTGCAACTAATGCCAGCGTACCTGGACGAAATAGGCGGGATGTCCCCAAAAATCGTAAGTTTCGTAGATATCTTCCACTGCTAAATTGAAAGGGATTGAGGTAGTTAGGTACTTTTGGGCGAGGGTTCCCAAATCGGGTGCTAGTTGAGAAACTGTAGTTGTTGCCACTCCCAAACCGATCAGTTGTTCTAGGGGTTCTCTGGGGGATAATAGTACGTTAGTACCGAATATCGCGGCAGTTAAGGCGATCGCTACTGATAAATTTGTTCCGCATCTCGGATGCAAAGCTAAATCCCATTCACCCGCACGTAAGCGATTTAAAGCTGTCATCACTGCACGCCTTAAATGAGCTGGGTTGACTTGTCCGTACAAATAAAATCCAGCTTCGGTAGAAAGCCCTCCTAAACTTTCGTCATCGATCGCGGTGGAAGACTTACTACCAGCAGAGCTAAAATTACTCTGGGCTGTTTCACTAAGTACCCAAA from Oscillatoria salina IIICB1 encodes the following:
- a CDS encoding DUF6391 domain-containing protein — translated: MNNAASISSNFWEFREPTPQPNQDSDLLAKFNFVPGLKEILLLRQVHALEHATVWVLSETAQSNFSSAGSKSSTAIDDESLGGLSTEAGFYLYGQVNPAHLRRAVMTALNRLRAGEWDLALHPRCGTNLSVAIALTAAIFGTNVLLSPREPLEQLIGLGVATTTVSQLAPDLGTLAQKYLTTSIPFNLAVEDIYETYDFWGHPAYFVQVRWH